From Pseudoalteromonas sp. DL-6, one genomic window encodes:
- the rpsS gene encoding 30S ribosomal protein S19: MPRSLKKGPFIDLHLLKKVEKALESGEKKPIKTWSRRSMIIPNMIGLTIAVHNGRQHVPVFVSDEMIGHKLGEFAPTRTYRGHAADKKAKKR, encoded by the coding sequence ATGCCACGCTCTCTCAAGAAGGGTCCTTTTATAGACCTACACTTGCTGAAGAAGGTAGAGAAAGCTTTGGAAAGCGGTGAAAAGAAGCCAATTAAAACTTGGAGCCGTCGTTCAATGATCATACCTAACATGATCGGATTGACCATTGCTGTCCATAATGGTCGCCAGCATGTACCAGTTTTCGTTTCTGACGAAATGATCGGTCACAAACTAGGTGAATTTGCACCAACTCGCACTTACCGTGGCCATGCTGCGGATAAGAAAGCGAAGAAACGTTAA
- the rplB gene encoding 50S ribosomal protein L2, protein MALQKCKPTSAGRRHLVKVVNPDLHKGKPYAPLLEKNSKSGGRNNNGRITVRHIGGGHKQHYRLIDFKRTKDGIPATVERLEYDPNRSANIALVLYADGERRYIIAPKGLKAGDAIQSGVDAPIKPGNALPMRNMPVGSTVHNVELKPGKGAQIARSAGAYVQILARDGQYVTLRLRSGEVRKVEADCRATLGEVGNAEHMLRSLGKAGANRWRGIRPTVRGVAMNPVDHPHGGGEGRTSGGRHPVSPWGKPTKGAKTRKNKRTDKFIVRRRTK, encoded by the coding sequence ATGGCACTTCAAAAGTGTAAGCCAACTTCTGCGGGTCGTCGTCACCTAGTTAAAGTGGTTAACCCAGATTTACATAAGGGTAAACCTTACGCACCACTATTAGAGAAAAACTCTAAATCAGGTGGTCGTAATAACAATGGTCGTATTACGGTTCGTCATATCGGTGGTGGTCATAAGCAGCATTACCGTTTAATCGATTTTAAACGTACTAAAGATGGCATTCCAGCCACTGTTGAGCGTTTAGAATATGATCCAAATCGTAGCGCAAACATCGCTCTTGTATTATATGCAGACGGTGAGCGTCGTTACATTATCGCACCTAAAGGCTTAAAAGCTGGCGATGCAATCCAGTCTGGTGTTGATGCACCAATCAAACCTGGTAATGCATTACCTATGCGTAATATGCCTGTAGGTTCGACTGTTCACAACGTAGAATTAAAACCAGGTAAAGGTGCTCAAATTGCACGTTCTGCTGGTGCATACGTTCAAATCCTTGCTCGTGATGGTCAATATGTAACATTACGTCTTCGTTCAGGCGAAGTTCGTAAAGTTGAAGCTGACTGTCGTGCTACGCTAGGTGAAGTAGGCAATGCTGAGCATATGCTTCGTTCACTTGGTAAAGCAGGTGCAAATCGCTGGCGTGGTATTCGTCCGACAGTTCGTGGTGTTGCCATGAACCCGGTTGATCACCCACACGGTGGTGGTGAAGGTCGTACATCTGGTGGTCGTCATCCTGTGTCTCCATGGGGTAAACCGACTAAAGGTGCTAAGACGCGTAAGAACAAGCGTACGGATAAATTTATAGTACGTCGTCGTACTAAGTAA
- the rplP gene encoding 50S ribosomal protein L16: protein MLQPKRTKFRKMHKGRNRGLAQNGNKVSFGTFGLKATGRGRMTARQIEAARRAMTRHVKRQGKIWIRVFPDKPITEKPLEVRMGKGKGSVEYWVAEIQPGKVLYEMEGVSEELAREAFNLAARKLPFKTTFVTRTVM, encoded by the coding sequence ATGTTACAGCCAAAACGTACAAAATTCCGTAAAATGCATAAAGGCCGCAACCGTGGTCTAGCGCAAAACGGTAACAAAGTAAGCTTCGGTACTTTCGGTTTGAAAGCTACTGGTCGTGGCCGCATGACTGCTCGTCAAATCGAAGCAGCTCGTCGTGCTATGACACGTCACGTGAAACGTCAAGGTAAAATCTGGATCCGTGTCTTCCCTGACAAGCCGATCACAGAAAAGCCTCTTGAAGTTCGTATGGGTAAAGGTAAAGGTTCTGTTGAATATTGGGTTGCTGAAATTCAGCCTGGTAAAGTACTTTACGAAATGGAAGGTGTTTCAGAAGAGCTTGCTCGTGAAGCGTTTAACCTTGCTGCTCGTAAGCTGCCATTCAAAACAACTTTCGTAACTCGGACGGTAATGTGA
- the rpsC gene encoding 30S ribosomal protein S3, which translates to MGQKVHPTGIRLGISKPWVSTWYANSKDFSAQLFGDHKVRTFLTKELKAASVSKIVIERPAKSIRVTIHTARPGVVIGKKGEDVEKLRQAVTKIAGVPAQINISEVRKPELDAQLVADGIASQLERRVMFRRAMKRSVQNAMRIGSKGIKVEVSGRLGGAEIARSEWYREGRVPLHTLRADIDYATSEALTTYGIIGVKVWIFKGEVIGGLPLVQEQEKPAKRAPKKAKKSAK; encoded by the coding sequence ATGGGACAAAAAGTTCATCCTACTGGTATTCGCCTAGGTATATCTAAACCTTGGGTTTCTACCTGGTACGCGAATTCAAAAGATTTCTCTGCACAGCTTTTTGGCGATCACAAAGTACGTACATTCCTTACTAAGGAATTGAAAGCGGCTTCTGTGTCTAAAATCGTTATTGAGCGTCCAGCAAAATCTATCCGAGTAACTATTCACACGGCTCGTCCGGGTGTTGTTATCGGTAAAAAAGGCGAAGACGTAGAAAAATTACGTCAAGCGGTAACTAAAATCGCTGGTGTACCTGCTCAGATTAATATTTCTGAAGTACGTAAACCAGAACTAGATGCACAACTAGTAGCAGACGGCATTGCCTCTCAGCTAGAGCGTCGTGTTATGTTCCGTCGCGCTATGAAGCGTTCGGTACAAAATGCAATGCGCATCGGTTCTAAAGGGATTAAAGTTGAAGTTAGCGGTCGTCTTGGCGGCGCAGAAATCGCACGTTCAGAATGGTATCGTGAAGGTCGTGTACCTCTACATACTCTTCGTGCTGATATCGACTACGCAACTTCTGAAGCCTTAACCACTTACGGTATCATTGGTGTTAAAGTTTGGATCTTCAAAGGCGAAGTTATTGGTGGTTTACCACTAGTACAAGAGCAAGAGAAGCCAGCTAAACGCGCACCAAAGAAAGCCAAAAAAAGTGCTAAGTAG
- a CDS encoding helix-turn-helix transcriptional regulator: MQSLGKELKRLRSDKKWTQAFAAREIGIQQSYLSKLENGQFIPSPEVIEKLKRCYGEACFDCYLPVTTSTKVPLKKLPILSFTLLIISLMVWLCATYEIFYAETYFTYQAKQEDFLAFNVTQQYQGERFIEGDVTYQIVGERQVSRIENRFLIVTSAVCILLSIVAALLSQSHRFGKL; this comes from the coding sequence ATGCAATCGCTAGGAAAAGAATTAAAACGTCTTCGATCAGACAAAAAATGGACTCAAGCATTTGCTGCACGTGAAATAGGCATCCAACAGTCTTACTTATCAAAACTAGAGAATGGCCAATTCATTCCCTCTCCCGAAGTAATCGAAAAGCTAAAGCGATGCTATGGCGAAGCATGTTTTGATTGCTATTTACCTGTAACAACATCAACCAAAGTGCCACTGAAAAAACTGCCTATTTTGAGTTTTACGCTATTAATAATTAGCCTTATGGTTTGGCTATGTGCAACGTATGAAATTTTTTATGCTGAAACCTACTTTACTTATCAGGCAAAGCAAGAAGATTTTTTAGCGTTTAATGTCACTCAGCAATACCAAGGCGAACGTTTTATTGAGGGGGACGTGACCTATCAAATTGTAGGCGAAAGGCAAGTCAGTAGAATTGAAAACCGCTTTCTAATTGTAACTTCCGCAGTATGCATTTTATTATCTATTGTTGCAGCTCTACTCTCGCAAAGTCATAGGTTTGGTAAATTATAA
- the rplV gene encoding 50S ribosomal protein L22 yields MQALAKHKFASGSAQKARLVADQIRGLPVDRALEILAYSPKKAAVLVKKVLESAIANAEHNEGADIDELRVTTIFVDDGPTMKRIMPRAKGRADRILKRTSHITVVVSDS; encoded by the coding sequence ATGCAAGCATTAGCTAAACATAAATTCGCCTCTGGTTCGGCGCAAAAAGCACGTCTAGTTGCAGATCAGATCCGCGGGTTACCTGTCGATCGCGCACTAGAAATCCTGGCGTACAGCCCGAAAAAAGCGGCTGTATTAGTTAAGAAAGTACTTGAGTCTGCTATTGCTAACGCAGAGCATAACGAAGGTGCTGACATTGATGAGCTACGTGTAACAACGATCTTTGTGGACGATGGTCCAACAATGAAACGTATTATGCCACGTGCTAAAGGACGCGCAGACCGCATCCTTAAGCGTACAAGCCACATCACTGTTGTGGTTTCAGATAGCTAG
- the rpsQ gene encoding 30S ribosomal protein S17, producing MSDKIRTLQGRVISDKMEKSFTVAIARYVKHPIYGKFIKRTTKLHVHDENNTAKAGDTVTIRECAPISKNKSWTLVDVIERPKQA from the coding sequence ATGAGCGATAAAATTCGTACTCTTCAAGGCCGTGTAATCAGCGACAAGATGGAAAAATCTTTCACTGTTGCTATCGCACGTTACGTGAAGCACCCAATCTATGGGAAATTCATCAAACGTACGACTAAGTTACACGTACATGACGAAAATAACACTGCAAAAGCGGGTGACACTGTCACTATCCGTGAATGCGCTCCAATCTCTAAGAACAAATCTTGGACTTTGGTAGATGTTATTGAACGTCCAAAACAAGCTTAA
- a CDS encoding endonuclease, protein MLHGIYKNKLLLSTLLLSSLPAMANVVNGNFEQYSGNTPDAWTVIDSGINVSANSTVVSTGSQAAAISVNTGTQSNTDFLQQVAVEMGKTYEFSVDVYHTEGHLKARLLIDGYQGYSNPAQTNQWQSITYSYTADSNKTIDVGLRFYDTTGFDGSELVYVDNFLPNNDSSGSPSCADNGLTFSLTTDNYGEETSWQIANNQTGVVASGSGYAANTQYTEQLCVADGEYTFTINDSYGDGICCSYGSGSYALNNESTLLASGASFQTTEATAFSLGSTEPTPTPTGYYVTTQGLSGYTLKTELYNIINNHNAQGYSAIWNFYDASARDKYYENDNSILDMYSEKPNGSDSYTYTAVSDQCGTYSGEADCYNREHSFPKSWFGGKVEPMNSDVHHIYATDGYVNSKRSNFPFGEVASASFTSTNGSKLGSASNAINYNGTVFEPIDEFKGDFARAYFYMATRYENVIGSWQNNTTASNDVLNGTSTQVFESWVVAMLLKWHNNDPVSQMELDRNQAAFEFQGNRNPYIDHPEFVEMIW, encoded by the coding sequence ATGTTACACGGTATATATAAAAACAAATTACTTTTGAGCACCTTGTTATTATCCTCATTACCCGCGATGGCTAATGTGGTTAATGGCAACTTTGAACAATACAGTGGCAACACCCCAGATGCGTGGACAGTGATTGATAGCGGTATTAACGTATCTGCCAACAGCACAGTCGTAAGCACAGGCTCACAAGCAGCAGCGATTAGCGTTAATACAGGCACACAAAGCAATACTGATTTTTTGCAGCAAGTCGCTGTTGAAATGGGTAAAACTTATGAGTTCTCAGTAGATGTGTATCATACCGAAGGCCATCTTAAGGCGCGTTTGTTGATAGATGGTTATCAAGGCTATTCAAATCCAGCACAAACCAACCAATGGCAGAGTATAACTTACAGCTACACAGCTGATAGTAATAAAACCATTGATGTCGGCTTACGCTTTTATGATACAACGGGATTTGATGGTAGCGAGTTAGTTTATGTTGATAACTTCTTGCCTAATAATGACAGCAGTGGCTCTCCAAGCTGCGCAGATAACGGCCTTACTTTTAGCCTAACCACAGATAACTACGGCGAAGAAACCAGCTGGCAAATAGCGAACAACCAAACCGGTGTCGTTGCAAGCGGAAGTGGGTATGCTGCAAACACCCAATATACTGAACAATTATGCGTAGCCGATGGTGAGTATACATTTACTATTAATGACAGCTATGGCGATGGTATTTGCTGTTCATATGGCAGTGGTAGCTACGCCTTGAATAATGAAAGCACATTGCTCGCCAGTGGAGCTAGTTTTCAAACAACCGAGGCTACCGCTTTCTCATTAGGAAGCACTGAGCCAACACCGACGCCAACCGGCTACTATGTGACAACCCAAGGTTTATCGGGTTACACGCTAAAAACTGAGCTTTATAACATTATTAATAATCATAATGCTCAGGGGTATTCCGCTATTTGGAATTTTTACGACGCATCGGCGCGTGATAAATACTATGAAAACGATAATAGTATTTTAGATATGTACAGCGAGAAGCCCAATGGCTCTGATAGCTACACATACACAGCTGTTAGCGATCAATGTGGCACCTACAGTGGTGAGGCAGATTGCTACAACCGAGAGCATTCGTTCCCTAAAAGTTGGTTTGGTGGAAAAGTTGAACCGATGAACTCTGATGTTCATCATATTTACGCCACTGACGGTTATGTAAATTCAAAACGAAGCAACTTCCCATTCGGTGAAGTAGCAAGCGCTTCATTTACCTCAACCAACGGCAGTAAATTAGGCTCAGCAAGTAATGCGATTAATTACAACGGTACTGTGTTTGAACCTATTGATGAATTTAAAGGTGACTTTGCTCGTGCTTATTTTTACATGGCAACCCGCTACGAAAATGTGATTGGTTCTTGGCAAAATAATACTACAGCTAGTAATGACGTGCTCAATGGCACCAGTACCCAAGTATTTGAAAGCTGGGTTGTGGCCATGCTGTTAAAGTGGCATAACAACGATCCTGTTAGCCAAATGGAATTAGACCGCAACCAAGCAGCGTTTGAATTTCAGGGAAATCGTAACCCGTATATTGATCATCCTGAATTTGTAGAGATGATTTGGTAA
- the rpmC gene encoding 50S ribosomal protein L29, which translates to MKANELKDKSVEELNAELLGLLREQFNLRMQASTGQLAQTHTLRTVRRDIARVKTIINQKAGQ; encoded by the coding sequence ATGAAAGCAAACGAACTAAAAGATAAAAGCGTAGAAGAGCTTAATGCTGAACTTCTAGGTCTTCTTCGTGAGCAGTTTAACCTGCGCATGCAAGCAAGCACTGGTCAGCTAGCTCAGACACACACGCTAAGAACAGTACGTCGCGATATCGCGCGTGTAAAAACAATTATTAACCAGAAGGCAGGTCAATAA
- a CDS encoding assimilatory sulfite reductase (NADPH) flavoprotein subunit — MLLGQLNALASPLSQEQVQKLQGLVAELNPIQQAWVSGYLAANANSAALGAPASGATATSEAAALTILYGSQTGNAKAVATKLKEQAESRGLATKLVSMSDYKPTALKKEKFLTVVVSTYGEGEPPEDAETLYEFLITKKAPKLDGVKVAVLGLGDSSYEFFCQTAKDFEERLTKLGAEVIHQRADLDVDYDDEAATWIEGALNAFETDLKAQQDATSGQVVSMPFGAPAAAASQYTKQNPFAAELSLVQKITGRDSTKDVRHVEISLEGSDITYTPGDSLGIYFLNDEARVDELLAQTQIDPTSRVKLGDEELSVRDALIEKLELTQSYPGFVEKYATATGTPELLKLVEDKGAMREYIEPRQIFDVVAQNPAKLEAQTLVDCLRKLQARLYSIASSQAEVEDEVHLTIALVEFEAFGTEHLGGCSGYLARRAEEGCKVKVFSEHNDNFRLPVNDDTPIIMVGPGTGIAPFRAFLQERDAREATGKNWLFFGNPHFTQDFLYQVEIQGYLKSGLLSKVDVAFSRDQAEKVYVQDKLRKNSKEVFDWLEAGAHFYVCGDANRMAKDVHNALVDIISENTGKSYEDAEQYLKDLRSANRYQKDVY, encoded by the coding sequence ATGTTGTTAGGTCAACTCAATGCGCTAGCAAGTCCGCTTTCGCAAGAGCAAGTACAAAAGCTACAAGGTTTAGTGGCTGAGCTTAATCCAATTCAGCAAGCCTGGGTTAGCGGCTACTTAGCTGCTAATGCTAATTCTGCAGCGCTTGGCGCGCCAGCTTCAGGTGCAACTGCAACCTCGGAGGCGGCAGCACTGACCATTTTATATGGTTCACAAACAGGTAATGCTAAAGCGGTTGCGACTAAACTTAAAGAGCAAGCTGAGTCTCGCGGCTTAGCAACAAAGCTGGTTAGCATGTCAGATTACAAACCGACTGCCCTGAAAAAAGAAAAGTTTCTAACCGTGGTTGTATCGACTTACGGCGAGGGTGAGCCACCAGAAGACGCTGAAACACTGTATGAATTTTTAATTACTAAAAAAGCGCCAAAGCTTGATGGTGTCAAAGTTGCAGTATTAGGTTTAGGTGATTCTAGCTATGAATTTTTCTGCCAAACCGCTAAAGACTTTGAAGAGCGTTTAACTAAATTAGGTGCAGAGGTTATTCATCAACGCGCCGACCTAGACGTTGATTATGATGACGAAGCAGCCACTTGGATTGAGGGCGCATTAAATGCGTTTGAAACAGACTTAAAAGCCCAGCAAGATGCAACTAGCGGTCAAGTTGTATCAATGCCATTTGGCGCTCCTGCAGCAGCGGCTAGTCAGTACACAAAGCAAAATCCGTTTGCGGCAGAGCTAAGCTTAGTGCAAAAAATTACCGGTCGTGATTCAACCAAAGATGTACGCCATGTTGAAATTTCACTAGAAGGGTCAGACATTACGTATACACCTGGTGATTCACTCGGTATTTACTTTTTAAATGATGAAGCCCGTGTAGATGAGCTACTAGCGCAAACGCAAATTGATCCTACTAGCCGCGTTAAACTTGGCGATGAAGAACTCAGCGTACGTGATGCCTTAATTGAAAAACTAGAGCTAACACAATCCTACCCTGGCTTTGTTGAAAAGTATGCCACCGCTACAGGCACGCCTGAGCTGCTTAAACTAGTAGAAGATAAAGGCGCAATGCGCGAATACATTGAGCCTCGCCAAATCTTTGATGTGGTTGCACAAAACCCAGCTAAATTAGAAGCGCAAACACTAGTTGATTGCCTGCGTAAATTACAAGCACGTTTATATTCAATTGCTTCTAGCCAAGCAGAGGTTGAAGATGAGGTGCATTTAACTATTGCATTAGTTGAGTTTGAAGCGTTTGGTACAGAGCATTTAGGTGGTTGTTCTGGCTATTTAGCACGCCGCGCTGAAGAAGGCTGTAAAGTAAAAGTGTTCAGTGAACATAATGATAACTTCCGCTTACCAGTAAACGATGACACACCGATTATTATGGTTGGCCCAGGTACTGGTATTGCGCCATTTCGGGCCTTTTTACAAGAGCGTGATGCACGAGAAGCAACAGGTAAAAACTGGCTATTTTTTGGTAACCCACACTTTACTCAAGACTTCTTGTACCAAGTAGAAATTCAAGGGTACTTAAAGTCAGGTTTACTAAGTAAGGTTGATGTGGCGTTTAGTCGCGACCAAGCAGAAAAAGTTTATGTACAAGATAAGTTACGTAAAAACTCAAAAGAAGTGTTTGATTGGTTAGAAGCGGGTGCTCATTTTTACGTGTGTGGCGATGCAAACCGCATGGCAAAGGATGTACATAATGCCTTAGTTGATATCATTAGCGAAAACACCGGTAAAAGCTATGAAGACGCAGAGCAGTACTTAAAAGACTTAAGAAGCGCAAATCGCTATCAGAAAGACGTGTACTAA
- the rplW gene encoding 50S ribosomal protein L23, giving the protein MIREERLLKVILAPHISEKSTIAAEENNTIVFKVANDATKAEVKAAVEKLFEVEVTGVRTLNVKGKTKRTGMRFGRRSDWKKAYVTLKEGSELDFVGGAE; this is encoded by the coding sequence ATGATCCGTGAAGAACGTCTTTTAAAAGTGATCCTTGCTCCACACATCTCTGAAAAAAGCACAATCGCTGCTGAAGAAAACAATACTATTGTTTTTAAAGTAGCAAATGACGCAACTAAAGCTGAAGTTAAAGCGGCAGTTGAGAAGCTTTTTGAAGTAGAAGTAACTGGTGTTCGCACACTTAACGTTAAGGGTAAAACAAAACGTACTGGCATGCGTTTCGGTCGTCGTAGCGACTGGAAGAAAGCTTACGTTACTCTTAAAGAAGGTAGCGAGCTGGACTTTGTCGGCGGCGCCGAGTAA